The Physeter macrocephalus isolate SW-GA chromosome 17, ASM283717v5, whole genome shotgun sequence nucleotide sequence GTGTTGTTGATGGCTGCCAGATTTATATCATCAGCCCATATCTCTTCACAGAGTGCTAGAATCCTATATGCAACTGCCTGCTCAAAAATCTCCATATACATATCTTATAGATGTCACCTATGTAAcagataaaacttattttttattttatattttttataatagctctattgagataaaattcatagaccataaaattcatccttcactaaattaactaaaaatccagggatttttaatatattcacagaattgtgcagctGTCACCACTCTGTcattccaaaacattttcctcaccctaaaaagaaatcctgtacttATTAacagtcactcctcattccccctcccctcagcccctgggaaCCACTGGTATCCCTTCTGTCTCtgtatttacctattctggatgtttcatataaatggaatcatatagtatgtggcctttttctggtttctttcatttagcataatgttttcagggttcatccatgttgtagcatgtatcactactttattcctttttaatggctgaatggtattccattACATGGATAATGCCACAGTTGGTGCGTACATGTTTTTGCTGAAGCTCTACTGCTACAGTGATGTGAAATTTAAAGCtacaaatgtgaaagaaaagtgATTGTGTAATTTGGATTGAAATAACATCACAAATACTGATACTTAGAGATTGAGCTGATTAAAAAATTGTGCAATACTTTTACCTTATTTCCAAAAGAACCCAAAATGTGAGGCTGCAGTCACTTTTAACTTTCTGTGAAGTCTTAAACACATTCTCTGATATTTTACTTTTGGAAAGATAAGCAaactattttgttatttttgtgtgtgattagCTGAATATTTACCCATTTTAAAGGCTTTATAgaattcattttatataaaacatttaattgttATCGGACAGTGGGTTTAAACCCTAAGTCATAttctaatacattttcttttcacagtTTGAAATAAACCATCAttattttcagtgaaaaatgtCTGAATGTTTAAATGACATTATTAAATTACATTACAAAATGCCAAACTaagagagttttattttcttcgtACTTCAAGGTTTAGTATTCATGAATGTATGAAAGTGCCAAGCATTTACTTTGAAGGGCTACacataaaactgtatttatttaaatgtgaacAATCTAAATAAATCACAGGatcatctaaatattttaaattacaattccAGGCACTAGCCTTGATTATGAACTGTAGCCATTTTCTGAACCCATTTAGGAATTTTccaaagcagatcagtggttttctTAGTCAtgagaaaatttttataaagaagtaATAAATCAGCTGTTTAAAAGTTTGGTAATttcataaggaaaatattttttgactatGGAAGTTAATATGAATAAGCTAGAATATGGAATCTTTGAATCTAAAAGATGTAagtcattgatgaatatagaatCTGATCATGAAGTTGACCTTTCTCTGCTATTAGATGAGGATTATCTTTATGTTTAGtgtgagaatttaaaataatgaggtaGATTGATAAGTGAAATGCTGTGCTCCTGATTGTGTAGCACCCCCTCCTCTGTTGGAAAGAGTAAGTGGGAATCTTGATTAGTAGATGTGGTAAGTCAAGTTATATTGATAGGCAATTCAGAGGGTTATTTTAGGTTTAGTGATGTATCGAATATGAGGTTGTCACAGTTACTTGTTCAACTAGGTGCATAGCAGTGGAGTTTTAAATTCAGTGTGGAAGGGAATGAGCACTTATCAGAACAGAAGGAAATGTGTGGTTAAACGGTTTCAGCTATAACTGTAGACTGTTTCCCTTGGTCCAAATGGGAGGAGAAATGGAACTTtatgtttttggctttttttcccatTATCAGTATAAATTGATTCAGCATGGTTTATTGGGGCCCTTAACAGGAAAAACAGTTGGTGTTTACTAGTGGAGGGGAATGACTTAAATATGTACTAAGAAGGCATAAGTCCTCTAGGTTTTATTTTACAGGTGTCTCAGTAGTCATTTTTGTTGCATATTTATAATTACTGAtacaattaataatttaataagttATTCTTATTAAACCTCTGTAAAACAAGAATGCCTCATGATTTTTCTTGTTGAAGAAACTGCTGAATTGAGTAAAGAATAAGTtgatgcttccagctttttcCTCAAAATGAGAAACTGCCTTACTGACTATATAATTGTAGGTAATAAATAATGCTAATTTTAGCTCACAAAAGCACTGGgattatccaaagaaaatatatttggtttAAGCAGATGAAGAACCttatttataaagatatattGGATAACCTGGAATTTTGAAAACTCATTGAAGTTCTGCATCCTCTGCATTTAAAAGATCTTGTTAAGGcagtaaatgataaaaaaaaaaaaatctatgctgaTTTTTATTCAGAAGCCTGTGTTAAATGAGGTAgagaagacctaaaataacaatgttgggttgttttttttttttttgaagtacttATTAGAATAAAATGGTGTTATGATGAGGGAGATTGTAAGAACTAAcaagtttctcttttcttctcttttatattttcttattatatcacagtaAAATACTCACCTCAAGATGATAGCATTAGCACCTTTCCTTTCTTGATGGATCCTTAATTGCTCTTGAGAACAACTATATTTACAGgcaatatgaaaattaatttggcgatcaaaaatgaaagtgattaAAATTTGGAAATCATACCTAAAGTGACTTTTGCTCAAGGGTTATTTACTTGAAACAGAAGAATTCTCGTATGTTTAGTATGCATAAATAAATGTTGTATCACTTAAGGTTCTTTGTCTAAAAGGGGTAGAAATCCACTCTGGCTAacttaagtaaaaaaagaaaaagaaagaaaaacagcattaCTTACCAGGAATCTATGAGGTAGcttataaaactgaaaggaaatatgAAGAACCTGACCCTGGGTGGCTCCAGGTATCCAAACAGGGAGAAACAGTGCGTGCTCTCTTCAGGGGCTAGTGAATTACAGttgttttacatctttatgtcTTCCTAGTCAAGATtcaaaaattaaagcaaagtaCTTGATTGTCCTAGTAGCTTCAGCTGCAAAAGAAACAATGTCACTTCAAGTATCACCTTACTACAGTTTTTACAAAATCTGTAaagcttccttttaaaaataatctgaagggacttccctggtgatgcagtgggtaagaatcctcctgccaatgtaggggacatgggttcgagccctggtccagggagatcccacatgctgcggagcaactaagcccatgcaccacaactactgagcctgtgctctagagcccgtgagccacaactactgagcccgcgtgccacaactactagagcccgcgtgccacaactactaaagcccacacacctagagcccttgctcaacaacaagaaaagccaccgcaatgagaagccccactggagaaagcccacacgcagcaacgaagacccaacacagccaaaaatgaaaattaaattaaacctttaaaaaaataaataaataatctggaAAAATCGTGACTAGAAATAAAATCCTGGTAAACCAGATTAACTTAATTTATAGAATATGGTCAGAGGCTATGCTTTGTATACTTTCCTacaattcttaattttataattgtatttattttttttccccaaaaaaaccCAGTTTTCATAAGTATGtcctttgttttttatgtgtCTGATGGCTTATCATTGGTTTTCATCCTTCTTTCTGTGTCTTAGGTATATTTGAAGGCTCCCATGATTCTGAATGGAGTCTGTGTTATCTGGAAAGGTTGGATTGATCTCCAGAGACTGGATGGTATGGGCTGCCTGGAGTTTGATGAGGAGCGAGCCCAGGTAGGGTGACTTCAGGCTTTACTGACTGTGGTCCCTTTATTTACCCCTAATCTTGCCTTTGTCTGGAGATCTATTTTACCCAGTCTTTAAGAGTAAGTATACAGTGCTGCCCTGGGAGCCGCAGCTGGTCCCGGCCTTGCAGCTTGCGGGGGAGGCTGCCCGGAGGAGGCGGCGACAGTGGTGGCGGTGGTGTGTCCCTGGGCCCCTGGACCGCAGCTTCTTTACTGCCAAGTCTATCCATCTGTTCATCCATCTGTGGGGGTCCACAATGGCCACCTTCAGCCGCCAGGAATTTTTCCAGCAGCTCCTACAGGGCTGTCTCCTGCCTACTGCCCAGCAGGGCCTTGACCAGATCTGGCTGCTCCTTGCCATCTGCCTCGCCTGCCGCCTCCTCGGGAGGCTTGGGTTGCCATCCTACCTGAAGCATGCAAGTACCGTGGCAGGTGGGTTCTTCAGCCTCTACCACTTCTTCCAGCTGCACATGGTTTGGGTCAtgctgctctgccttctgtgctaCCTCGTGCTGTTCCTCTGCCGACATTCCTCCCATCGCGGCGTCTTCCTCTCTGTCACCATCCTCATCTACCTACTCATGGGTGAGATGCACATGGTGGACACTGTGACATGGCACAAGATGCGAGGGGCCCAGATGATTGTGGCCATGAAGGCAGTGTCTCTGGGCTTCGATCTGGACCGGGGCGAGGTGGGTGTGGTGCCCTCACCCGTGGAGTTCATGGGCTACCTCTACTTTGTGGGCACCATCGTCTTTGGGCCCTGGATATCCTTTCACAGCTACCTACAGGCTGTCCAAGGCCTCCCGCTGAGCCGCCAGTGGCTGCAGAAGGTGGCCCAGAGCCTGGTGCTGGCCCTGCTGTGCCTTGTGCTGTCCACCTGTGTGGGCCCCTACCTCTTCCCCTACTTCATTCCCCTTGATGGTGACCACCTCCTTCACAAGTGGCTGCGAGCCTACGAGAGTGCTGTCTCCTTCCACTTCAGCAACTATTTTGTGGG carries:
- the LOC102976114 gene encoding protein-serine O-palmitoleoyltransferase porcupine isoform X2; translation: MILNGVCVIWKGWIDLQRLDGMGCLEFDEERAQLHMVWVMLLCLLCYLVLFLCRHSSHRGVFLSVTILIYLLMGEMHMVDTVTWHKMRGAQMIVAMKAVSLGFDLDRGEVGVVPSPVEFMGYLYFVGTIVFGPWISFHSYLQAVQGLPLSRQWLQKVAQSLVLALLCLVLSTCVGPYLFPYFIPLDGDHLLHKWLRAYESAVSFHFSNYFVGFLSEATATLAGAGFTEEKDHLEWDLTVSKPLNVELPRSMVEVVTSWNLPMSCWLNNYVFKNALHLGTFSAVLVTYATSALLHGFSFHLAAVLLSLAFITYVEHILRKRLARILSACVLSKRCPPDCSHQHRWGLGVRALNLLFGALAIFHLAYLGSLFDVDVDDTTEEQGYSMAYTVHKWSELSWASHWVTFGCWIFYHLIG
- the LOC102976114 gene encoding protein-serine O-palmitoleoyltransferase porcupine isoform X1, which produces MATFSRQEFFQQLLQGCLLPTAQQGLDQIWLLLAICLACRLLGRLGLPSYLKHASTVAGGFFSLYHFFQLHMVWVMLLCLLCYLVLFLCRHSSHRGVFLSVTILIYLLMGEMHMVDTVTWHKMRGAQMIVAMKAVSLGFDLDRGEVGVVPSPVEFMGYLYFVGTIVFGPWISFHSYLQAVQGLPLSRQWLQKVAQSLVLALLCLVLSTCVGPYLFPYFIPLDGDHLLHKWLRAYESAVSFHFSNYFVGFLSEATATLAGAGFTEEKDHLEWDLTVSKPLNVELPRSMVEVVTSWNLPMSCWLNNYVFKNALHLGTFSAVLVTYATSALLHGFSFHLAAVLLSLAFITYVEHILRKRLARILSACVLSKRCPPDCSHQHRWGLGVRALNLLFGALAIFHLAYLGSLFDVDVDDTTEEQGYSMAYTVHKWSELSWASHWVTFGCWIFYHLIG